The DNA segment tgaaatatataaacaaattcaagTAGTTTacaaattctattaaatttttaatacaatgcACAATGAGCTCGTAATTCCTTAACATTTACCAACACTTTTGTGCGTAACTAATTGTactcataataaaaatactcatATCATTGAGCCATTTTGAGTTTATGCATAACATAGCGTTAACAGTAAACAAAACGTTCGCCAACGTAACAGACGTGTTCGCTCCGcgtatttttcttgttttagtttcttttgcGTCGAATTACTTGAAACTACGCATGTTGGTCAGCTTATAAGTGCAAGggaaaaacaaagaaatatcCATTTTAGTGAATCCTTGGTGCTGTTTAAATGATCTCAACTTACATAAGGCCAAATATTACACGAACATTCAAGTTGCATGCAgcgcaacacaacacaaaagaaaCGGGAAACGGGCATCATGCAAAAACAGCAAACctaattttattaacaaagaCACGCAAATAAGTGCATATGAAATTGCAAGCGATTATGCAAACGGTTGCTAAAGagtagcaaaaacaaaaagactCTACTCAACGACGAGCCTTCAGAATTTAGAATATagcacaaatcaaatcaaaacgaTTAGAGAATAGTGGTTGAAGCGCGCCAACGTCAGCATCTCTAggtttcaattaattaataggATTAACATTACTTTTATTGGAAACCAGTGAGAAAAGCTCCTCAACATGGACACTGGCAATGTGATGGACATTTATgccatatatttatttcgacCCGGAAGTTCGCCCGTTGATTGGTGCGAGggcaattatttaatatcGTCGAATATTGCTGAGTTCGTCAACACggtgcgtatgtgtaataagtgtgctgctgctcttggcatttttcttttgttgcaattataatgaatattcatattacacatgtgtatgtatgtttgtgtgcaaGTAACAGCTGCTTttgcagttttattttatacacacacacacacacacactcaaatcCATGCATGTAAAGGCCTTGACCTTTTGGCATAGTAGAGCACTTGCTACTTTACGCCAGAATGTAAACAAAGAAGATGCTGTTAGCAATCATTTGTCAACACTGGAAGTGGCAGCAGTGGAATTGCATTTTGAAGTAGCTTTATCACATTCTAATTACGACAtttcttgtgtttttatttattttatcaaatgTGAATACAAAGTTCACTTCaagtatttttctttgttgtatTTCCTTTATATAAATTACTAAACATGATGTGTTGTTCTATTCCTATCAGTCCTGACTTATCAGACCTGActgaaatttaatacaaaagtaatcaaaaactttagatattattaatttaaaacaacaattttatatgtTAACAATTGAAGGGTAAATGAGTGttgttttaatattagttTAAATGAAAGAGTAAAGATTCTTTCTGATATATAaaccatatttaataaatcagACCACGAATCACGTCATGTTAACTCTATTGTCACCCAATATTATCTCTATATACTCAGTCATATATCATTTGATTGATCGCTGCACTGATTTCCCACACTCTATCATCTATGCACACTTTACTTAATCATTACTCTTTCATAAACCAGATAATGAATATGATTTATGGTTTGAAATTATGCTCCAAGCTTATAGTAGGTTTATCTCATTTAGctaatatttacaatactaACTGAAGTTTAACAACTCTTTAAATGAACTCAATTGGCTTTGTTATGAAGCCAAGAAATGctgtcaaattaaatttcaattgatttttactGCTCTGAgtaatcatttttgttttgcgttttgtttaaTTGAGTTGCTCTGGTGTGCAACGAGTTAATGAGCTACCTTGCGTTGAAGTCAACGTGAAGCTCTTTGTATATaagatataaataatatatgagaTATAACAGTGCAAACATTGACTCGCTTTGCCTAGCCCCATTTTGTGGCGGTTTACAACTGTCGtcgcatttattttcatatacatatgtataacttTAACAAAACATGATTTATTCCTCGTTGATAGCATACAGTTCAACATTTAATTACGcctaatttaataaattataccaGATCTGTTTCGTGTCATTCTTTGTTCTCGTGTATCAGgtgaaaatttgtttcaattacaTGAGAgcacattttgaatgtagcttaacaaaatgaaagtaaaaaaaaaacatgttttagtatataaatttattattattatatattgctGAAATCCCGACATGATATAAATGTGACTTAGTTttgtaaagaaaagaaagatgGGTCTTATAAAatgttcatatttttatttgattaatatacttatcaaaatatttttgttgagcagaattaattaaaaacttttattgtTTCCCAAACAAAAACTACCAAtaaaacttttacaattttacttTGAATGTCGGAAGTTGTCTAATTGAATATATGCTTATTAaagtttcgtttcgtttcatataaatattaaatcataaTCGTTAACTTTTCTATTTCCATTACAGTTCAGCAACTTTCTGTTCATATTATTGCCACCAGTTTTAATAATGCTGTTTAAGGAATATGGTCGCTTTGTCACACCCGGAATACATTTGCTTTGGGTGCTACTAATCGTAGTTGGACTGAGCTCGATGTATTTCCATGCCACTCTCAGTTTGTTGGGTCAATTGCTGGATGAGCTGGCTATATTGTGGGTCTTTATAGCTGCATTCTCATTGTTCTATCCTAAGCGCCACTATCCGAAGTTTGTGAAGAACGATAGGTACGTTTCATATAAGTATAAGTGTACGGAAATGTTGATTATATCTAAAACACATACATAACTATGTCGTATTTGTTTTGTCGTACAGGAGAACCTTCAGTTGGCTTATGTTACTGTCGGCCATTATCGCAACAGGTTTGAGCTGGTGGAAGCCAATCGTTAATGCCTTTGTGCTCATGCTTATGAGTGTGCCGACAATGATAATGCTCTACACTGAGCTGCAACGGTATGtacatccatccatccattcaTAGAAAGGGGTTACCAAAAAACTTTCAATTGATAAGCCGCATTTGGGACTGTGTTGACCGATTTGTCAAACAAAGCACCATGCTTCATAaatcacatatatatatattattgtacatatcCTTATCATCCGCAGTCCTTATCAACTACATGCTTGTTTGACAAAGCAGACGGCTTCTTATTGGTTTATCAGCGGGGGACAGGTGCACTTAGTGCCTTGCCTAACTTATGCATGTTTTCAATACATCACGAAATTCGCTTTGTTATCGCACgttttatttatcataattAATTGAAGTCAAAGTTcagtgaaaaataaaaaaaaaatagttacgCTACTGTTCTATCGCTATTGACTaggttataaataaaagatatgCTTTAACTATGCATGatgaaataaaagttaaaaactgTTAAGTAACAACATCTCAAGCATTGGGTTCGAAACTTTTAAAAGCACTCTCACTCAATTCGTTTTGTTGACGTTCGTAAGTGCACCTTATACCCAAGAGATAAGCTATAGGAAAACTCCTAGAGCACCACTTCAGAGTGAGCTATTGGAaatcaattataattgaaaatatttgattggTAGGTTCGGAAGTCTTCGAAATCAAACGATAATGACAGCTATAAAGATTGCGTGCATTGTACAAAGTTTTCCAGTAGCCTCATTGATTTATAAGGTGATATAGTAATAAAATTCCATACCCCCATTCAAGATGTGGATAAAAGTTAAAGAATTAGTTACGCTCAGTTCTCTACAAATTGTGCatgcaatttgtatttattcaaaCTGTGACCATCAAAGCAagcatatattattaataatagtgAATCGTTAATTGAGATAGGAAagcgattattattataggtataggtgtatatacatatgtattgtgaaaatttcattttgatcgCATTAAAACTTCTGAAGTCAATTCACTATTTTTTTTCATGTGTAGCAGCGAGTTAAGAActagcgccatctagcgttCATTGCTTGAATGGTGTTTAGATAAGAATATCGTCATTCTTATGCTTTGAGTTGTATACAGGGTGCTTTTTAATTAGTTACTATACACATATTTGCTGATTGAATGAATGCATTTGATCGCATTAGAACATTAGTCAATTTACTATTCTATTTCGTGAGTCTCCGCGAGCTAAGAACTAGCGCCATCTAGCATTCACTGTTTGAATATTGTGTAAATAAGAATATCGAAATTCTTATGCTTGAGCTGTATACAGGGTGCTATTTCAATATTACtgaaatgtttttcatttagctTTTCATCTCATCAGTCATTAGCGTCAATCATTTATTGAGATATATGTGAAATCTATTGATTTACCACTGCTTATTAATCCTCAGAGTACGAGATCAGCGCGTTTACCGACTGGGCTTGAGGGCGACAACAGTTTGGGGCGTGGCAGTCTTCTGTTGGATTAACGATCGCATGTTTTGCGAAGCCTGGTCTGCTATAAACTTCCCATATCTGCACGGATTCTGGCATATATTGATATTCATAGCTGCTTATACGGTTCTGGTGTTGTTCGCCTATTTCTATGTGGAATCCGAATTGCCACAACGTCAGCCTCTGCTCAAGTATTGGCCAAAGaatgagtttgagtttggCATACCATTCATATCCATTAGAAATCCAGGTAAGACTCTGCGCAACACCATCTAAGTTGaatgcaacaattgcaactgcgAATGCAACAATTGCCATGACAAACCAA comes from the Drosophila sulfurigaster albostrigata strain 15112-1811.04 chromosome 2L, ASM2355843v2, whole genome shotgun sequence genome and includes:
- the LOC133834921 gene encoding alkaline ceramidase, translated to MDTGNVMDIYAIYLFRPGSSPVDWCEGNYLISSNIAEFVNTFSNFLFILLPPVLIMLFKEYGRFVTPGIHLLWVLLIVVGLSSMYFHATLSLLGQLLDELAILWVFIAAFSLFYPKRHYPKFVKNDRRTFSWLMLLSAIIATGLSWWKPIVNAFVLMLMSVPTMIMLYTELQRVRDQRVYRLGLRATTVWGVAVFCWINDRMFCEAWSAINFPYLHGFWHILIFIAAYTVLVLFAYFYVESELPQRQPLLKYWPKNEFEFGIPFISIRNPDSKDWHVYCSLFMQDFNNGKSLCTEGSKII